The Daphnia carinata strain CSIRO-1 chromosome 1, CSIRO_AGI_Dcar_HiC_V3, whole genome shotgun sequence sequence taaaaaaatttacgatCGTGGCTTTATCGAATTTATATtcttggttttatttttttttaaattttaggtgAGTATATTCAAAGAATGCCAACCGGAATTCTTGCACGATCTTGTGCTGAAAATGCGAGCCTCTATTTTCACGCCGGGTGACATGATCTGCCGACGCGGTGAAGTAGCCCGTGAAATGTTCATCATCGCCGATGGAATTCTTGAAGTCATCAGGTAAAGTGCCAGCCCTGTGTCGTTGTTTTTTCTACATCACACGCTCCGTTTGCGAATGGATTTCACGAAACCAATGGCTTCCCTGTTTGATTGTGTTAGCATTTTAATTCACATTCAATGCAAACAAGCTGCATTTCATAGTTTGTGACTGGGCTTTTCCAGAAGAGCTTTTTAAAGCAGACTTTAAACATAAGAGTATCTAACGGAAATGCAAATAACAACACCAATAAAAcgaataaaacaataaaaacaaggaggaaataaaagaaacgctATAACGTTATACCCTACAAGCGCATTTACATTATTTTTGTGGCTATCTTATTTTCGGAGTAGTGAGACGGGAAAGGTATTGACCAGCATGAAGGCCGGCGATTTTTTCGGCGAGATTGGCATCCTCAATTTAGACGGACTAAACAAGTAAGAAAAGCTGCACGACATTATTGTCCTGTCCCGCTCACGCGATTTTGCTTCAAGTTCTCTTCTATGTTTACGACggatcgttttcttttgttacgtAGGCGAACGGCAGATGTCCGATCCGTTGGCTATGCCGAACTCTTCAGTTTGTCCAGGGAGGATGTCCTGTCCGCCATGAAAGATTATCCGGAAGCCGAAGTAATCGATCTATGAATTCAGCAATTGTTCCATCCGACGTATCTCGAGGCATTAAACGTTAACATTTcgaaaatgatttcatttcaattgCAGGAAATTCTGTTGAGTTTGGGACGAAAACGGCTGATAGAGGCGCGCAAGATGGCCAGCCAACATCGGGCTCAAATGGCGCGTAAAGGTCTGCTGGCTTTGGAACGGGCGGCCCAGCTGAGAGCCCAACAGCAGGAGGCAACGGTGGATGCAGTGACGTCCAGCGCGGCTGAAGGATCGACCCAGTCCGCAGCTGCCAAATTCACCGAACGGATTCGCAGTGACGTCTTTGGATTGAAAAAGGCCATCAGTAAAAGCTTCAAAGAATCAAGAAGGTGAGCTGTCCACATATCCAATTTCCAAGCATCAGCCggaatactttttttttaatgttagaAAACACATCCGTTTGTAAGCTCGTCCGCTAGATGCCAGTTGGTGCTGCGAGCcggaagcaaaaaaatattcgatcccaacattttttttcttttttaaaaaatgcctttCACATCGGGAACGTACATAaagatgaaaacaattttttctatTGACATTGCTGTTAGTTGAACCTGAACGTTTACAGCTATGAAAATCGCAATGTTAGGATTAGCGTGTTTTCAAACGATCGGCCCAACGGTTGCCTACTGTTGCGAGACCGAAGGGGAATCATAAAATCTGATCTCACAAGCAACGCCTTTGTTTGGcggttggaaaaaaaaaataggcaatcAAGCGCTTCCGCTTACATCATagttcccatttttttccgttttctcttCGTTGTTGAGGttagtccccccccccctcccctctgGCATGTTCTCACGCCAACACCAAAATGATAATTACCGGACGAAGAGCGGATTTTGAAACTATTGTTCCAACGTCAAACTTAACCATGTATGAAAATGTGTGTTGGGTTTTGTTCCGGCAGGCCAAAGAGTGATAGCCCGACCATCGAAATGGGCACTTACGGCGGCGTGGGTTCCACGTTAGGCGGATTGTCCAAAGCCAGTTCGGTACCGCTAGGAAATTCGACGTTGATGTCGATGTCTCCTTCCGGTTCCAAGTCTCACCTACTACGACGGATGCCACGCGTCGCTAGCGATGAAGCCCAAGCTACACACAACAGCTCCAATGAAGACTGCCGTTTGACCCAGCCTTTGCTTCAGAAGCCGGAATCGCCcgtaaaatttgattttaaaatggtggacgcatttctttttttttttttcctgattttcTCTTTCGCAAAAAAACAAGGTGGAAGTCATCGGTGCCGGATTGCCTCTGTTCCAGCGATTGAAGCTACTACGGCAAAGAGAActtgaaagagagaaacaacaacaacaagaacaagagGCTTCACTAGCCAAAGCGGAAGAAGCGGAAACAGTGCGAGCACTGCAACAAGTTTCAGTCGCTCTGGAAGCGACGACAGATGGCGTTAGTGGCAAATCTACTCCGCCACCCGCTTCAACCCCTCCATCGCAAATGCGGGACGATAAACAAGCCCGGCACATTAGTTTCCTCGATGAAACTTTGCCTGAGAAGAAACGCGATTACGTTCCAGTTGATCCGCCGAAAGTTCGAGGAAAATCTGCTCGCTGGACGCTGCCCGGCATGGTGAGTAAGACGAGCGAAGCCGCAAAATTGGGCAAGACGAGGCTGTCCCGTTTGAACACCATCAAACaagcgtcgtcgtcgtcttcggCAATTGATTCCCTGGAACAAGCCGAACCACCGCCGCCTCTAATACCTTCACTTCCGCCCACTCCGCCATTCTGGCAATCCAGCAAGCCGTGTCCATCGCCACCTCCGCGACCACAGGCTCCTCCTCGGCCGCCAGCTCCTCATTTTCCTGGTCTCGGCATGCGCCGCAAGAAGCCGCCAAGGAGGGCGCAGACGATGCGGCCGGAAGATTCTCCGTGTTCCGTTCCAGAAGCGGACGTACCGTATCAATCGGATCAGTCGTTCCGTTCGATGATGAAACAGCCGTGGCACTGGAGCAGCGACTTGGTCCAGCAGTCGACAACGCCGCCATTATCGTCCAAGTCGAGACCATCAGGTCCGGCTGTAGGGCCACATGCTGGTAGGCGATTTTCACGCCAAAACACAATTCAAGTTGTCTCGGATGTTCAGGGAGTCTTGAGTGATATCCTGCGCGATATCGTGCCCAATTCAAAAACATCCAACCGTCCCGCCTCAGCCAAACCTTTGAAGGCCAACCCATCCGTTCAGTCACCCGCATCTGTGGATTACGGTACGTCATCCATCATCcaccattcatttttttttttttttaaattctaaaattttcacgtgttgttttttatgttttatttacgTGTGTAAATTAGGAGCCACGAGACAACCGACAACCAACTGGGAATCGGTTAGGCACGAGACGATTGTTGGTGATCGACCGCCGCAACGGCCGCATCGGTTAAATCTGCGTCAGTGCAAGAACCGCAGCTCGCGGGACTATAATTCCATCGACGATTTGTCGCCGGAATACACCGTTTTGCCGTTCGTGAAGCGGCTAAAAATCCTCAACGAGCGGCAGAAGATTGTCGAACTGCAGAAAGCGCTGACGACGACGGCCACGTCGATGGCGAGCGGAACGAGCGGAGACAGAAGTTCGACGTCGATCGCGCCAACTCAGAACGCGAGTTCGAGTCAAATGGCGGCCACAGAGGGCGACGATAAGTCGGCGCTGGTGAGTGCCGAGTGCAACGAGACGCCCGAACGCGTTTGTTTGAAGAAGATGCTCAAATCAGCGTCTCGCAAAGAGATGCTCCTGCCGCAGGACAAGAGTCATCGCATGAAATTGCTGCGTTCGCAAACGGTCGAAGGCTACGCCATCCGTCATTCGAATTTCACCAAACTCAATCATCAACGCGTCAAGAACAATCACAGAATCGCTCAAACTATGCCGTCTCCTCCGCCGATGCCGTTGTATCAACCGGCGGATCCTGCTGTTAGGCCGCCAACACCTTTACCCGCTGACCAGGATCTTCGTGAATTTAATTCGATAGGAGTCGAACAGAAGCAGCTGTCTTTCTTCAAAACCAGCGGACAAGATGGCGTTAAAGAGGAATGTGTAGCCGAATTGCTGACGGCTATCAAAACTGTCTTGCAAGACCGCCTGGTAAAAATTGGACATTCCcgttctttcccttttcttttttttttcttgatattTCCTGTAGCAATAAAAGTATTTTGACTGAAAATGAATGACTCTTTTCCGGTTGCGGATAGGACGAAATTCAGGCCCGCTTCCAAGCTCAAATTCTTCGCTTGCAGAGCGAAGTGGAGAAGAAGGACCAACTTATTTGCCAATTAGAAATTCAATTGGAATCGCTCGGACTCCAACCGGTTGTACCTGTTCACCAGGTCAGCTCAGAAACGCATTCGGAGCGAGAAGAGCAAACGAGTTCCATCGAGAGTGACGAAGAGGATGACGACGACAGTAGAACTTTGCGCTATTTTGCGGTCAGTCTCGTTCGAAAGAAACCGGATTGTTtgatatatataaaaaaacaaaaaaaaaaaaaaacaaacaagagcaaTAATCATTTTCTAATTATGTATGCAGAGATCTGTCTCGAAAGGTTCATTTATTCACCTGGCACCGGCAAGCCCTGCAGCCTCCCAGCTGCCATCGCCTGATAGTCATCCGAAAAGTCCGTGCCTATCGGTGGATGACATGCTCGACTCGGCGGCTGAAGAACTACCTTCGACGGCCGTTCTCAATCCGGAGCCCCTGTGGCAGTTGGAATTCGGTTCGTGCTGGCAGCGGATGCAATCTTCGACGACACCCGTCACCAGCAATCCGAGGGACATCATCCTAGATATTGAGGAAAGCAGTTTGAGTAGCGTGAGTAGCAGTAGCGGAACCGAAACCGGCTCTTCAGCCAGACGGAAAAAATTGAGAGCCACAATGAGCTTGGATGTGGCGGGTTCCAGACGGCAGCCAGCCGCAACGGCTGGAGTGTTGAAAACACTATCGGCGCGGAGCGAGTCCCGCTCCCCGTCGGTCCCCTATAATCCAAATTGGGAGATCTTGATGTTAGCCGAATCGCTGGAtaaagacgaagaaaacgaagatgaTTTCGATGGACAATCTCTGCCAGGGCGACTGCGTCCGGAAGAACTTCCGGCGGCCCTCCCGGCGGTTGTTCGCCGGCGCCGATCCTTGCGATCGTCAGCATCGGTCGATCCGCAAACGATGGGCAGTGCCAAATCGAAAAAGATGATAGAGAAATGGTACTGGAGTTATCCGCCTCCGAATCAGGACGAGCCGGCCGACTTTCCCGCAAAGTCC is a genomic window containing:
- the LOC130696505 gene encoding uncharacterized protein LOC130696505 isoform X4, whose translation is METTEMTSPMIAVSVAMVDNPPDGELMKGQPKDQGDQQAFSSSPTAAASAASPTRQNDDDGIHLAPEGSKLTPVGSGGLQVASERRLSFVQQEGRARSRSVGEKQWTRSIPGIGSNADGAVLAPDTAPVTSAPHDPSSIGEGRSRSAQRWMKLRTTVQLTSAITSTVAQSKKTSLKREDSFIARFSTRQIPEAQETFDATDEGGSSSGGNGGSGTCGGALPPLGDNSKTAGGASHSVGEKVKRRRRHQKPPRSVLNPDENGLFYWLAFLALWVLYNLWTVVVRLAFPELHQDENLFAWNVCDALGDAAYALDIAVQFRTGYLEQGIMVHDSRKLAIHYVRSKAFLIDMFSLLPLDWMLLSHQVADPILARWRPACRFLRLVKLYRVFAFYYVVESRTVYPNAWRVVNLVHILLMLAHWFGCFYFLLSESEGFQSDWSYPYPEGDFGTLTRKYLGSLYWSTLTLTTIGDLPTPETNADRPRKPHRPQRSASMSPVAPHSSAAPGWVGQCSNTSRWNVASGSVSSQGYSHGGNDDGLQALPRRGLKSRILHHSTNQGYIFTIASYLIGVFIFATIVGQVGNVITNRNASRLEFERLLDTAKLYMRHHKVPRSMQRRVQRWYDYSWSRGRIQGGGDTSSALRILPDKLKTELALHVNLATLKKVSIFKECQPEFLHDLVLKMRASIFTPGDMICRRGEVAREMFIIADGILEVISSETGKVLTSMKAGDFFGEIGILNLDGLNKRTADVRSVGYAELFSLSREDVLSAMKDYPEAEEILLSLGRKRLIEARKMASQHRAQMARKGLLALERAAQLRAQQQEATVDAVTSSAAEGSTQSAAAKFTERIRSDVFGLKKAISKSFKESRRPKSDSPTIEMGTYGGVGSTLGGLSKASSVPLGNSTLMSMSPSGSKSHLLRRMPRVASDEAQATHNSSNEDCRLTQPLLQKPESPVEVIGAGLPLFQRLKLLRQRELEREKQQQQEQEASLAKAEEAETVRALQQVSVALEATTDGVSGKSTPPPASTPPSQMRDDKQARHISFLDETLPEKKRDYVPVDPPKVRGKSARWTLPGMVSKTSEAAKLGKTRLSRLNTIKQASSSSSAIDSLEQAEPPPPLIPSLPPTPPFWQSSKPCPSPPPRPQAPPRPPAPHFPGLGMRRKKPPRRAQTMRPEDSPCSVPEADVPYQSDQSFRSMMKQPWHWSSDLVQQSTTPPLSSKSRPSGPAVGPHAGRRFSRQNTIQVVSDVQGVLSDILRDIVPNSKTSNRPASAKPLKANPSVQSPASVDYGATRQPTTNWESVRHETIVGDRPPQRPHRLNLRQCKNRSSRDYNSIDDLSPEYTVLPFVKRLKILNERQKIVELQKALTTTATSMASGTSGDRSSTSIAPTQNASSSQMAATEGDDKSALVSAECNETPERVCLKKMLKSASRKEMLLPQDKSHRMKLLRSQTVEGYAIRHSNFTKLNHQRVKNNHRIAQTMPSPPPMPLYQPADPAVRPPTPLPADQDLREFNSIGVEQKQLSFFKTSGQDGVKEECVAELLTAIKTVLQDRLDEIQARFQAQILRLQSEVEKKDQLICQLEIQLESLGLQPVVPVHQVSSETHSEREEQTSSIESDEEDDDDSRTLRYFARSVSKGSFIHLAPASPAASQLPSPDSHPKSPCLSVDDMLDSAAEELPSTAVLNPEPLWQLEFGSCWQRMQSSTTPVTSNPRDIILDIEESSLSSVSSSSGTETGSSARRKKLRATMSLDVAGSRRQPAATAGVLKTLSARSESRSPSVPYNPNWEILMLAESLDKDEENEDDFDGQSLPGRLRPEELPAALPAVVRRRRSLRSSASVDPQTMGSAKSKKMIEKWYWSYPPPNQDEPADFPAKSDGGK